Within the Cupriavidus malaysiensis genome, the region GATCCCGCCATGGCCCTGCCGGTGTTGTCGCCATTGCGGGCCGATCCGTCAGGTTATGTGCAGGACTCGGTGGCCAACTGGCTCAACGACGCGGCCAAGGACCAGCCGCGCTGGGTCAGTGCGCTGTGCGAGCAGTGGTCGGCACAGAGCCCGGCGCAGGCCACCGCGCGCATCTGCAAGCGTGCCTTGCGCAACGTGAAGTAGGGATGCCGTGAATCGGCCCAGCAACTCAGCAGCGCAGCAGCGCAACAACGCAACCGCGGAACCGCGGAACCGCAACAAGGAGAACGACATGACCACATCCGGCCATCACTATCTCGTCGAGCTGTACACGCCGAAGCCGGCGTGGCGGACGCTGGCACCGGAACAGCGCGAGCGCTTCCTGGCCGGCATCGCCCAGGGCATGCAAGGCCTTGGAGCGCTCGGGATCGAGATCCTGTCTCTGGGCCGGGCCGATGCCGGGGTCGAGCGTGCCGCGGGCCATCGCTACCTGGGCATCTGGCGCTGTGCTGACGCGGCGGCCCGGGATGCCTTGCTGGCGGGTATCGAGGCGTCGGGGTGGTACGGCTACTTCGAGCACGTCAATGCCGCCGGCGGCGGTGGCGGCCTGGCATCCCACCTGGCGGAGCTGGCCGGGGACTGAGGACGGGTTGGCGCGCCCGGCCGCCGCGCGCTCAGTCCGCCGAGATCTTGCCGACCTCGACGACCTTCTTCCAGCGCGCGAATTCACCGGCCTGGAGGACCGAGAACTGCTCCGGCGTGTTGGCCACGATCTCGAAGCCCGCCTCCAGCAGCTTGGGCCTGATGGCCGGATCGCGCACCTGAGCCCGTCGCTGACCATGGTGCAGGTCGACGGCGCCGGCATCGGCACCCGGGCGGCGCAGTTGCTGCTGGCGCGCTGCCGGGGAGAGTCGGTGGCGCCGGCGGTGGTGGATGTCGGTTTCCGTGTCGTCGAGCGCGGCTCGACCTAGTCCCTGCATTGGCCGCCGGGCGCCGGCCCGCGGTGCGGCAGGCCTACATCTCGCGGCCGGCCGTCTCGAAACGGTAGACCAGGCGCTGCAGGAAGGTCCGCTGCGCCGGGTCCAGGGCGAGGAAGCGGCAGCCGACCAGGTGCTGGACCAGCGCATGGCGCCGGATGATGCCGTGTCCGGTGGCCTGCAATGTTGCTTCCATCATGCCGTGCACGCCGAAGTGCAGTTCGCAGCGCTCCACCACGGTACCCGTGGGCAGCACGTCCTGCTGCGCCGCGCTCGAGCGCAGGCCGACGCCCGTCTGCGACAGGTTGTCGATGCCCAGCCGCTGCACGCGCCCGTCCCGCGCCGGCAGCGTGCAGGAAAAGTTGTACTCCGGCGCGATCTGCACGCGCGGCTGCTCGCGGCGCTCGTCGAAGTCGAGCCGGGTGGGGAATTCGGCGGCACAGGCCAGCCCGCCCCGGTAGCGCACCGTGCGCGGGTTCAGGATCGGGAAGCCGATCGGTACGTCGCGCAGCCGGGCGGAAAACCGCACCTCGCCCGAGGCCAGCAGGAAATCCTGTTCGGCTGGCGTGCGGCAGCCTTCGAAGAAAAACAGCCGCGCCACCGGATCGACGCCGAGCAGGATGGTCGACATCGCCGCGCCGCCGCGCCCGAGCAGCTGGCCCCGGCACTGCAGCCAGGCCAGGTCCTGCAGCGCCAGGCTGATGCGTGCCGGATCGAGGGCGGATTCCCGCCCGGCCGCCGGCAGGGAATCTGCCTGTGCCTCCGCGTCGGCGCCATGGCCCTGGCTGGGGTCGGGGTGATCCATGAGATATCCATCGGGAAGCGCCTGCCGCCCCGGGGAAGGCGGGCGGCAGGGCGCAAGATCGAACCAATCCGAAGGATAACGGCGCGCGGAGCTCCGGGCTGAAGTCGCCCTGGACGATTCCTTGCCGGAACGGGACGCCGCGGCGGACCGCGCGGCCGCCGCCGGCTGGGGCCGGACCCGGCTCCAAGCCGGCCCCGACGTGGTCTTAGCCGGCCGTCACCGCTTGACCGGGCTCGCCGTGCGCGGGTTCCCTCACCTGGCGATCCTGCTCTTGCATGTTTGGCTTCCTGACTTCCGGGGGGGAGGGGGGGAGCGCATCATCTCATGGCCCCGCCGGGCCGTTCCCTCGATGGAGTCGTGCGCCGGGGGGCGGCGTGGCCAGGCGCGCGCGGCGCGCCGGCGCCCTGCCCCGGGGAGCCGCCCGCGCCGCCGCGCCCGCCTTCGCGGCCTCTCCCTCAGCGGCGCCGTCCCGCCAGCCGCCGGACCGTGGCCACCATCGCGTCGACCTCGTCGCAGGTGTTGTAGAACGCCAGCGAGGGCCGCACCGTGGCTTCCAGGCCGAAGCGGCGCAGGATCGGCTGGGCGCAGTGGTGGCCGGAGCGCACCGCGATGCCGTCTTCGTTGAGCGCGCGGCCGACCTCCTCGGTGGTGTAGCCGTGCAGCACGAAGGACAGCACGCTGGCCTTGTCGCGCGCGGTGCCGACCAGGCGTACGCCGGGCACCGGGGCCAGCACGCTGGTGGCGTAGGCCAGCAGTTCGTGCTCGTAGTGCGCGATGCGCTCGATGCCGAGACGCGACACGTAGTCGAGCGCCGCGCCCAGGCCGACTGCATCGGCGATGTTGCCGGTGCCGGCCTCGAAGCGCGCCGGCGGCGGCTGGAACACCGTGCGCTCGAAGGTGACGTCGGCGATCATGTTGCCGCCGCCTTGCCAGGGCGGCATGCCTTCGAGGACCGCGCGCTTGCCGTAGACCACGCCGATGCCGGTCGGGCCGTAGATCTTGTGGCCCGAGAAGACGAAGAAGTCGGCGTCCAGCGCCTGCACGTCGACCCGCAGGTGCGAGATCGACTGCGCGCCGTCGACCAGGGCCAGCGCGCCGGCGCGGTGGGCCAGCTCCACGATCTCCGCCACCGGCACCACGGTGCCGAGCGCGTTCGAGACCTGCGTCACCGATACCAGCCGCGTGCGCGGGCCGAGCAGCTTGCGGTACGCATCCAGCAGGACCTGGCCGCTGTCGTCCACCGGGATCACGCGCAGCACGGCGCCCTTGCGCGCGGCCAGCTGCTGCCACGGCACGATGTTGGCGTGGTGCTCCAGGTGCGAGACGATGATCTCGTCGCCGGCGCCGATGTTCTGCTCGCCCCAGGAGTTGGCGATCAGGTTGATCGCTTCGGTGGTGCCGCGCACGAAGATGATCTCCTCGGGCGAGGCGGCGCCGATGAAGCCCCGCACCGTTTCACGCGCGTGTTCGTAGGCATCGGTGGCGCGGCCGGCCAGCGCATGGGCCGCGCGGTGGATGTTGGAGTTCTCGTGCGCGTAGAAGTAGGCCAGGCGGTCGATCACCGCCTGCGGCTTGTGCGTGGTGGCGGCGTTGTCGAACCACACCAGCGGCTTGCCGTTGACGCGTTCGGCCAGGATGGGGAAGTCGCGCCGCACGGCCTCGATGTCGAACGGCGGGCGCGCCGGCGCGAACGGTGTGCCGCGCCGCGCTTCGCGCGGGTGCGCGGCGGCGCGTGCCTCTTCCAGCGCGTAGTGGGCGTGCGGGCCGTGGCCCGCGGCCGGCGCCGCGGACGGTTCGAAGCGCCGCAGCGGCAGCAGGTCGCGCAGCGCGTGCTCGTCCGGCAGGCCGAAGGCGCGCGGGTCGACGGTGGTGCCCGGCAAGGTGGCCGGCGCGGTCGTTGCAGGCCCGCGGGCGGCGTGGTCGAGGAAGTAGTAGGGCGAGGGCGTGGCTGGCGTCGCGGCGGTGGCGCCCAGGCCGTCGGCCTCGGGCACGCCGAGCGCGGTGCCGCCGGCACGCGGCTCCAGCGCCGGCGCGATCGCCACCACGTTGTCGGGCAG harbors:
- a CDS encoding DUF6616 family protein — protein: MTTSGHHYLVELYTPKPAWRTLAPEQRERFLAGIAQGMQGLGALGIEILSLGRADAGVERAAGHRYLGIWRCADAAARDALLAGIEASGWYGYFEHVNAAGGGGGLASHLAELAGD
- a CDS encoding flagellar brake protein yields the protein MDHPDPSQGHGADAEAQADSLPAAGRESALDPARISLALQDLAWLQCRGQLLGRGGAAMSTILLGVDPVARLFFFEGCRTPAEQDFLLASGEVRFSARLRDVPIGFPILNPRTVRYRGGLACAAEFPTRLDFDERREQPRVQIAPEYNFSCTLPARDGRVQRLGIDNLSQTGVGLRSSAAQQDVLPTGTVVERCELHFGVHGMMEATLQATGHGIIRRHALVQHLVGCRFLALDPAQRTFLQRLVYRFETAGREM
- a CDS encoding family 2A encapsulin nanocompartment cargo protein cysteine desulfurase — translated: MTMQTPTGNAAAGGALPEVPAATLPAGLPDPATLARLAAGFFRALPGHAAAPEVNAGSGAVGGLPSALPAAAPLLSSLSNPAPAGSPLAGPGGSGTGVPGLPPQDALQGRVPGANLLPGAPTHVLSLGNRAPALVPHGTAQNGLPDNVVAIAPALEPRAGGTALGVPEADGLGATAATPATPSPYYFLDHAARGPATTAPATLPGTTVDPRAFGLPDEHALRDLLPLRRFEPSAAPAAGHGPHAHYALEEARAAAHPREARRGTPFAPARPPFDIEAVRRDFPILAERVNGKPLVWFDNAATTHKPQAVIDRLAYFYAHENSNIHRAAHALAGRATDAYEHARETVRGFIGAASPEEIIFVRGTTEAINLIANSWGEQNIGAGDEIIVSHLEHHANIVPWQQLAARKGAVLRVIPVDDSGQVLLDAYRKLLGPRTRLVSVTQVSNALGTVVPVAEIVELAHRAGALALVDGAQSISHLRVDVQALDADFFVFSGHKIYGPTGIGVVYGKRAVLEGMPPWQGGGNMIADVTFERTVFQPPPARFEAGTGNIADAVGLGAALDYVSRLGIERIAHYEHELLAYATSVLAPVPGVRLVGTARDKASVLSFVLHGYTTEEVGRALNEDGIAVRSGHHCAQPILRRFGLEATVRPSLAFYNTCDEVDAMVATVRRLAGRRR